In Candida orthopsilosis Co 90-125, chromosome 6 draft sequence, the following are encoded in one genomic region:
- a CDS encoding Mob1 protein (mitotic exit network component) — translation MALFQNFNTHTLRSTRGFKLKQSSPISSPQPVSNSAFPQDSPQLPNQNQQQYQLNSYRTINRESLPTSGQTVSSHKDIRSYAEQTLGSDNALIQAVKLPRDEDLNEWLAIHVVDFYNQINMLYGAITEFCSPLTCPRMIATEEYEYLWQESNQIPSSNGSNIVSSPKKPVSLPACEYIENLMNWVQSFFDNDNIFPSKIGAPFPHQFPTLVKTIFKRLFRIYAHIYCHHFHEVTELGLQSHLNTSLKHFVLFADEFKLITRKDYGPLEDLVDTMLDR, via the coding sequence ATGGCgttatttcaaaacttcaacACCCACACATTACGATCAACTAGAGGATTCAAGCTAAAACAGTCGTCGCCGATATCGAGTCCCCAACCAGTTAGCAACTCAGCCTTTCCTCAGGATCTGCCACAGTTACCcaatcaaaaccaacaacaatatcaactcAATTCATATAGAACAATCAATCGGGAATCATTGCCCACTAGTGGTCAAACAGTATCATCACATAAGGATATTCGAAGTTACGCTGAGCAAACATTAGGGTCTGATAATGCGTTAATTCAAGCAGTTAAATTGCCACGAGACGAGGATTTAAATGAATGGTTAGCTATTCATGTGGTGGActtttacaaccaaattAATATGTTATACGGTGCAATAACCGAATTCTGCTCCCCCTTAACTTGTCCTCGTATGATTGCAACAGAGGAATACGAATATTTATGGCAAGAATCAAACCAAATACCATCAAGTAATGGATCCAATATCGTATCCTCCCCAAAAAAGCCAGTATCCTTACCAGCTTGTGagtatattgaaaatttaatGAATTGGGTACAAAGCttctttgataatgataACATTTTTCCATCGAAGATTGGTGCTCCCTTCCCTCACCAATTTCCAACGTTGGTGAAGACGATCTTCAAGAGATTGTTTAGAATCTATGCTCACATTTATTGTCACCATTTCCATGAGGTCACAGAATTGGGATTACAAAGTCATTTGAAtacaagtttgaaacattttgtattgtttgctgatgaatttaaactaattacaagaaaagattatGGACCATTGGAAGATTTGGTTGACACAATGTTGGATCGGtga
- a CDS encoding Plb2 phospholipase B produces MTVLQCKFRQVLPPFTFPQSFANQTIAMLVLFSFLNLILASSSHGYAPVAVSCPSGQLTRSSLSGINPEEKKYVDNRYTSVAKPNLKAFLSGANLTDFDIDSFLDKANPTIGITFSGGGYRAQLSGAGQYAALDSRTNVVNGKGLGGVLQSASYISGLSGGAWLVGSLVSNNLISIDELINQNTLWQLQNSLIANGNNIPSNWDYWTSINDEVKGKREAGFDVSVTDVWAWALSYQLLTNSNYAGAEYTFSDVIDQPSYQHYQVPYPILVSVGREPGTSVINVNSTVFSLTSYEVGSEDPSLEAFVQTKYLGTRLDDGYPKNRSCINGFDNAGFFMGTSSSLFNGAVRRLNATQLPEFLGKLLDKFIYEPFERLDIDVANFNPNPFYKSQDAKTSIEKSETLYLVDGAEDGQQVPLVPLVRRNLSVIFAFDNSNDYLTWPDGTSLIKTYERQFSAQGKGSPFPYVPDQKTFRSLNLTSKPTFFGCNAKNLTSLTSDIYNVPLVIYTANRPYTYWSNTSTFRLEYSLEERNNMISNGFAATTRLNGTLDEEWDACVGCAIIRREQEKMGLEQTKQCSLCFERYCWDGTIYEGESIGDNFDDNGLTLDATYYNSKNVPGFYETGANLKRDEAVEAN; encoded by the coding sequence ATGACAGTTCTCCAATGTAAATTTCGACAAGTACTCCCTCCATTCACTTTTCCCCaaagttttgcaaatcaaacaattgcgatgttggttttgttttcatttttaaatCTAATTCTTGCATCCTCGTCGCATGGATATGCCCCAGTTGCAGTTTCATGTCCAAGTGGCCAATTGACTCGGTCATCCCTCTCAGGTATTAACCCcgaggaaaagaaatatgTGGATAATAGATATACCAGTGTTGCcaaaccaaatttgaaggCTTTCCTTTCAGGTGCTAATTTAACTGATTTTGACATAGATTCGTTTCTCGACAAGGCGAACCCAACCATTGGTATTACTTTTTCAGGTGGTGGTTACAGAGCACAGCTTAGTGGTGCCGGTCAATACGCTGCTTTGGACTCTAGAACCAATGTTGTAAATGGAAAAGGCTTGGGAGGTGTATTGCAGTCTGCTAGTTACATTTCAGGTCTTTCGGGCGGGGCATGGTTGGTTGGATCATTGGTTAGCAACAACTTGATAtccattgatgaattaatAAACCAAAATACCCTTTGGCAGTTGCAGAATTCATTGATAGCCAACGGGAATAATATTCCCAGTAATTGGGATTATTGGACACTGATAAATGACGAAGTCAAGGGAAAAAGAGAGGCCGGATTTGACGTTAGTGTCACCGATGTATGGGCCTGGGCCTTGAGCTATCAATTACTCACGAATTCAAATTATGCTGGTGCTGAATATACCTTTAGTGACGTAATTGACCAGCCTAGCTATCAACACTATCAAGTACCTTATCCAATACTTGTTTCGGTTGGTAGGGAGCCTGGAACTTCTGTGATCAATGTCAACAGTACCGTTTTTTCCCTTACTTCTTATGAGGTTGGTAGTGAGGACCCTTCTTTAGAGGCATTTGTCCAAACAAAGTATCTCGGAACACGCTTAGATGATGGGTATCCCAAAAACCGTTCTTGTATTAATGGATTTGATAATGCTGGATTTTTCATGGGTACATCTTCCTCATTGTTCAATGGCGCTGTACGTCGATTGAATGCAACCCAGCTTCCAGAATTTTTAGGGAAATTGTTAGATAAGTTCATTTATGAGCCCTTCGAAAGGTTAGATATTGATGTTGCTAATTTCAATCCTAATCCATTTTACAAGAGTCAGGATgcaaaaacatcaattgaaaaaagtgAAACCTTGTACTTAGTGGATGGAGCTGAAGACGGTCAACAAGTACCTCTAGTTCCTCTAGTTCGTCGTAACTTGAGCGTGATATTTGCATTTGACAACTCAAACGACTACTTGACGTGGCCAGACGGAACGAGTTTGATCAAGACATACGAACGTCAATTTTCAGCACAAGGAAAAGGATCCCCGTTCCCGTATGTCCCAGATCAAAAGACGTTTAGAAGTTTAAATTTGACTTCAAAGCCAACGTTCTTTGGCTGCAATGCAAAGAATTTAACCTCCTTGACGTCTGATATCTACAACGTGCCTTTGGTGATTTATACTGCCAATCGTCCATATACGTATTGGTCCAACACGTCTACTTTTAGGTTGGAATACTCATTGGAAGAGCGTAATAACATGATCTCAAACGGATTTGCAGCAACAACCAGATTGAATGGAACGTTAGATGAAGAATGGGATGCATGTGTGGGGTGTGCAATAATCAGACGTGAACAAGAGAAGATGGGTCTTGAGCAAACTAAGCAATGTAGTCTCTGTTTTGAGAGATACTGTTGGGACGGTACTATCTATGAAGGAGAATCAATTGGGGACAATTTTGACGACAACGGCTTGACTCTTGATGCTACTTACTACAACTCAAAGAATGTCCCTGGATTTTATGAAACGGGTGCTAATCTCAAGCGGGATGAGGCTGTGGAGGCGAATTAG
- a CDS encoding Isa1 protein (possible role in iron-sulfur cluster biogenesis or cytoplasm-to-mitochondrion iron transport) — MITRRLSAVQLTRRYLSHELKEKNKRFIQTIPSSTGSSSDSFYNFQHDQTREPKMIDRNAGSKWAKHSLGFPSQPISPPKEAKGEPQSSKAPVRRSRTSRFKTTNNLSSVQPSTLKTSNSTSSPKTTQSSAESSPSQVIEITSDPAVQAASSSIQKTPKPLTTETIPKTNTATAPKKKRTLRPRKALITLSPNAVSHLQALLDQPEPKLIRIGVRNRGCSGLTYNLEYVDKPGKFDETVEQDGVKVLIDSKALFSIVGSEMDWLDDKLSSRFIFKNPNSKGTCGCGESFMV, encoded by the coding sequence ATGATTACCAGAAGATTATCAGCTGTACAATTGACTAGAAGGTATTTATCCCACGagttgaaagaaaagaacaagagGTTTATTCAGACTATACCTTCGAGTACAGGATCCAGCTCAGATTCGttttacaattttcaacatgATCAAACTAGAGAACCTAAAATGATTGATAGAAATGCTGGTTCAAAATGGGCAAAACACTCATTAGGATTCCCATCTCAACCAATTAGTCCGCCAAAGGAAGCAAAAGGAGAACCACAATCATCTAAAGCACCAGTAAGGAGGCTGAGGACGTCGAGGTTCAAAACGACAAACAACCTTTCTTCTGTACAGCCTTCAACGTTGAAGACATCAAACTCAACCTCATCTCCGAAAACAACACAATCTTCAGCTGAATCTTCGCCGTCACAGGTGATTGAAATAACGTCAGATCCAGCAGTTCAAGCAGCATCATCCTCAATACAAAAGACTCCTAAACCATTGACTACAGAAACGAtaccaaaaacaaacacaGCAACCGCtccaaaaaagaaacgtaCATTGCGTCCTCGCAAGGCATTGATAACACTATCTCCAAATGCAGTATCGCATTTGCAAGCATTGTTGGATCAACCAGAACCGAAATTGATCAGAATTGGAGTTAGAAATAGAGGATGTAGTGGGTTAACTTATAATTTGGAGTATGTGGATAAGCCAGGCAAATTTGACGAAACTGTTGAACAGGATGGTGTCAAGGTACTTATAGATTCGAAAGCACTCTTTTCCATTGTTGGTTCAGAAATGGATTGGTTAGATGATAAATTAAGTTCCagatttattttcaaaaacccAAACTCAAAAGGTACTTGCGGCTGTGGTGAGTCTTTTATGGTATAG
- a CDS encoding Ngl2 protein (S. cerevisiae homolog NGL2 has endoribonuclease activity, has role in rRNA processing and localizes to intracellular), whose product MTKRKGTKKPIDPSKLTPQYIEEQRRIRNERKERERLEKEAKGIFDSPEPIEEFIKRPILQLQPLDNDRFSLKIMSYNILAQCLIRRDLYPTNGKILKWSLRSRILLEELRWYDPDILCLQECDKIQYLHFWQEELQKSGYDSKFYRYNTKNHGLVIAFKQDWFICRHQSYIKYDQEFEYEQNEPRLPEPRIVTNNVGFMCFLEFKPSLVQQYPYLAERNGMIIGTTHAFWHPFGTYERTRQMYILLHKFKEFQRVLTVIKGNKKPFYSFFTGDLNCEPFDAPYLSMTEKPVQYDGRAKNFLGCSLSYTFSKERALDSESEEEKDSSGGTEGSEPSSSDEGKLGSESHEFGMSESETTRPNNPSDPEPELFTTTKEQDELIQQLEDAHNGIDLRAISMYSAGYAVVHPENATESRNEPSFSNWVEKWSGMLDYILLLVPWSRDEDHTKKLDSPSSLEQYNIKLTKLLKLPTADEMGPKPNGQPRLNQYPSDHLCIMAEIQLL is encoded by the coding sequence ATGACAAAACGAAAAGGAACCAAAAAACCCATTGATCCTTCGAAACTAACCCCTCAATATATTGAAGAACAACGTCGAATACGaaatgaaagaaaagagcGGGAAAGGTTAGAGAAGGAAGCTAAAGGTATATTTGATTCACCTGAACCAATAGAggaatttatcaaaagacCTATCTTGCAGTTGCAGCCTCTTGACAATGATAGATTTAGTCTCAAAATCATGTCATACAATATCTTGGCTCAATGTCTTATCCGTCGTGATTTATATCCAACCAATGGTAAAATACTCAAATGGTCTCTTCGTTCAAGAATTTTGCTTGAGGAATTACGTTGGTACGACCCTGATATCCTTTGCTTACAAGAATGCGATAAGATTCAGTATCTTCACTTCTGGCAGGAAGAATTGCAAAAGCTGGGTTatgattccaaattttaTCGATACAACACTAAAAATCATGGTTTGGTAATTGCTTTCAAACAAGATTGGTTCATTTGCAGACACCAGTCTTATATCAAATATGATCAAGAATTCGAGTATGAGCAAAATGAACCAAGACTACCAGAACCAAGAATCGTTACAAATAATGTTGGATTCATGTGTTTTTTGGAATTCAAACCATCTCTAGTGCAGCAATATCCATATTTGGCGGAAAGAAACGGCATGATAATAGGCACAACCCATGCTTTTTGGCACCCGTTTGGGACATATGAGCGAACAAGACAAATGTATATACTCTTACACAAGTTTAAGGAATTTCAACGAGTATTGACTGTGATAAAGGGAAATAAGAAGCCGTTTTATTCGTTCTTCACAGGCGATCTAAACTGTGAGCCATTTGATGCTCCATATCTTTCAATGACCGAAAAGCCGGTCCAGTACGATGGACGAGCTAAGAATTTTTTAGGGTGTTCATTGAGCtatactttttcaaaagagcGGGCATTGGATAGTGAACTGGAGGAGGAGAAGGATTCAAGTGGGGGCACCGAAGGTAGTGAACCTAGTTCAAGTGATGAAGGTAAATTAGGACTGGAATCTCACGAGTTCGGGATGAGTGAGTCTGAGACCACTAGACCAAACAATCCTCTGGATCCAGAACCAGAATTGTTCACCACTACAAAAGAGCAGGATGAGCTAATCCAACAACTCGAGGACGCCCACAACGGTATCGACCTTCGCGCAATATCAATGTACTCTGCTGGCTATGCAGTTGTGCACCCAGAAAATGCTACTGAATCTCGCAATGAGCCAAGCTTTTCTAACTGGGTTGAGAAGTGGAGTGGAATGCTCGACTATATCTTATTGTTAGTTCCGTGGTCAAGAGATGAAGATCAtacaaagaaattggattcaCCCCTGTCCCTTGAACAATATAACATTAAATTAACGAAATTACTAAAACTACCCACTGCTGATGAAATGGGACCTAAGCCAAATGGACAACCTCGATTAAACCAATACCCCTCTGACCATTTATGCATTATGGCAGAAATTCAACTAttataa
- a CDS encoding Tvp38 protein (S. cerevisiae homolog TVP38 has role in vesicle-mediated transport, mitotic spindle elongation and localizes to integral to Golgi membrane): MPQLSNNDHQLRSNPTSSIREFMAEKVALSIHFFNQLKAWFAEQSLIKKVLVMLGCIILGILGFLFLIFHSYLINQLISLSDKWHDLKYGSVIIFALVFMVSFPPLIGFTALSLLTGMVYGFPQGWPLLAFASVSGCTASFLVFRYLLQNQATKLVQYNEKFRAFAEVLHDDSSLLLLCLIRLCPLPYSLSNGALAAVPELPLLTYFLATLITSPKLFIHLFVGSKLKDLGSDKSSGMSKVVDVISIVITGGAASLATYLIYVKMQQKLASFHQRGVIHDDVLVFGNFADELEMGSHNEIELNSTDFDTDNFLIDDDEEDETSAQDSDVHSQNSHKSQKSQKSQITHKSATDGDQDRKNLHRD, encoded by the coding sequence ATGCCGCAATTGTCAAACAATGACCATCAACTCAGATCAAATCCCACCCTGTCGATACGAGAGTTTATGGCTGAAAAAGTTGCTTTATCCATACACTTCTTTAATCAATTAAAAGCATGGTTTGCGGAACAATCACTAATAAAGAAAGTTTTGGTTATGCTAGGCTGCATTATTCTCGGCATATTAGGGTTTCTATTCCTCATATTCCATTcatatttgataaatcaattgatcagTTTATCTGACAAATGGcatgatttgaaatatggAAGTGTTATAATATTTGCCTTGGTATTTATGGTGAGTTTCCCACCATTAATTGGATTTACTGCATTAAGTTTGTTGACAGGAATGGTGTATGGATTTCCCCAAGGATGGCCGTTGTTAGCATTTGCATCAGTATCTGGGTGTACTGCCTCATTCCTAGTATTTCGATACCTTTTACAAAACCAAGCAACGAAATTGGTGCAAtacaatgaaaaatttagagCATTCGCTGAAGTATTACATGATGATAGTtcgttgttgttattgtgCTTAATTCGACTCTGTCCATTGCCTTACTCATTATCTAATGGTGCTTTGGCTGCGGTGCCAGAGTTGCCACTTTTAACCTATTTTCTTGCCACGTTGATTACATCACCGAAATTGTTTATACATTTATTTGTTGGTAGcaagttgaaagatttgGGAAGTGACAAGAGCTCTGGAATGTCGAAGGTTGTTGATGTGATTAGTATAGTAATAACAGGTGGTGCTGCCTCATTAGCCACGTATTTGATTTATGTTAAGATGCAACAAAAGCTTGCTAGTTTCCATCAAAGAGGGGTCATTCACGATGATGTATTagtttttggaaattttgctgatgaattggaaatggGAAGTCACAATGAGATTGAATTAAATTCTACTGATTTCGACACTGATAATTTCctaattgatgatgatgaggaggaTGAAACTCTGGCTCAAGACAGCGACGTCCATTCACAAAATAGCCACAAGAGTCagaaaagtcaaaaaaGTCAAATCACTCATAAAAGTGCAACTGATGGAGATCAAGATCGCAAAAACTTACATAGAGACTAG
- a CDS encoding Sec20 protein (essential protein; similar to C. parapsilosis CPAR2_601660 and C. albicans SEC20) encodes MTAKKIRFEENSLRPFIRGLRHQHSTRQQRTMDISTKLDHLQKNIYSDFESLLSTLNAPDDDNSATTIRTHINQSLLEFRDFLRIMKSTSKEDSTYRIYDLKYKSLKQKFRKVQLYLNEEQQVKIQDYRLVHFNLLPETNTETGDEFNGDTLQSARDQLFSNRSSKKTAEASIAQQINEQNTKITSSLQKSRDLLSTTILQSELNIDAIDQQTKDLAKLNERFIQFGDLLNKSRGIIKFIEKQDKSDRQRIYLSMGFFILCCCWVLYRRVLRRPLRILFWSLFKIFNIFNWIVGTGSRVKTAEERVDEFSLLASTTAVALSTALGDFSDDSLTETLEDIILTVTTSVRFADEL; translated from the coding sequence atgACTGCTAAAAAAATTAGATTCGAGGAGAATTCTTTGCGACCTTTCATAAGAGGGCTACGTCACCAACATTCGACTAGACAACAACGTACAATGGATATAAGCACGAAACTAGACCACCTCCAGAAGAATATTTATTCCGATTTCGAAAGTCTTTTACTGACATTGAATGCCCCAGATGATGACAATtctgcaacaacaattcgAACACACATCAATCAAAGCTTGCTCGAGTTTAGGGATTTCCTACGTATCATGAAGTCGACATCAAAAGAAGACTCGACATACCGCATTTACGACCTAAAATACAAGTCGCTTAAGCAAAAGTTTAGAAAAGTGCAGCTTTATCTCAATGAAGAGCAACAAGTGAAAATTCAAGACTATCGATTGGTTCATTTTAACCTACTTCCCGAAACAAATACTGAAACGGGCGATGAATTCAATGGAGACACCCTTCAGTCAGCAAGAGACCAACTATTCTCCAATAGGTCTTCTAAAAAGACAGCTGAGGCTTCAATTGCCCAGCAAATCAACGAacaaaacaccaaaatcaCATCATCGTTGCAAAAATCTCGAGATTTGTTATCAACTACAATTTTACAATCGGAATTAAACATAGATGCTATAGATCAGCAAACGAAagatttggcaaaattgaatgaaagaTTTATCCAATTCGGTGATCTTTTGAACAAGTCTAGAggaattatcaaattcattgaaaagCAAGATAAACTGGATCGACAACGAATTTACCTCAGTATGGggttttttattttatgttgttgttgggtGTTGTATAGAAGAGTGTTGAGAAGACCTTTGAGGATATTGTTTTGGTCATTGTTTAAGAtattcaacatcttcaattggATTGTGGGAACTGGGTCTCGAGTGAAAACAGCCGAGGAACGGGTTGACGAATTCAGCTTGCTTGCCTCAACCACTGCTGTGGCTCTTTCCACTGCATTGGGTGACTTTTCTGATGATTCCTTGACAGAAACTCTAGAGGACATCATTTTAACAGTAACAACATCTGTACGTTTTGCTGATGAACTATAA